Proteins encoded by one window of Blautia faecicola:
- a CDS encoding 3'-5' exonuclease, whose protein sequence is MFHLVIDLEMCKVPRDYRSKSYRYAYETIQIGAVLLDDSFKRIGTLCQYVHPEHGVIDYFIENLTGIKNSQVKKAPKLEEVLIHMIDWLGERDYKIYAWSESDRDQLLHEIKAKEMTDERIQEFMKAEKWVDYQEVFTKRFELSRRLSLEEALGRAEIDPEGRFHDGLDDAVNTAYLIEKLELDPEFQLVSYEMPDKPSEHLCSTLGELFAGLNLNFA, encoded by the coding sequence ATGTTTCACTTAGTGATTGATTTGGAAATGTGTAAAGTCCCGAGAGACTATCGGAGTAAATCCTATAGATATGCGTATGAAACAATACAGATTGGTGCGGTTCTTCTTGATGATTCATTCAAAAGAATCGGTACACTTTGCCAATATGTCCACCCGGAGCACGGCGTGATCGATTATTTTATTGAGAATCTGACAGGTATAAAGAACAGCCAGGTAAAAAAAGCACCGAAGCTGGAAGAAGTGCTGATACATATGATAGACTGGCTTGGAGAACGTGATTATAAAATCTATGCCTGGAGTGAATCCGATAGGGACCAGTTGTTACATGAAATCAAAGCAAAAGAAATGACGGATGAAAGAATCCAGGAATTTATGAAAGCAGAAAAATGGGTTGATTATCAAGAAGTATTTACGAAGCGATTCGAGTTGTCACGACGGTTAAGTCTGGAGGAGGCACTTGGACGTGCTGAGATTGATCCGGAGGGCAGATTTCATGATGGATTGGATGATGCTGTAAATACAGCGTATCTGATCGAAAAACTGGAATTAGATCCAGAGTTCCAACTGGTAAGTTATGAAATGCCGGACAAACCGTCAGAGCATCTATGCAGCACATTGGGTGAACTATTTGCTGGTCTGAACCTGAATTTTGCATAA
- a CDS encoding 4Fe-4S binding protein: MVKRTTTKNRSGFSKYLVSILLFLLFETVAITLWLTKNNLFYLLNFSYIGCCLSLGTALFTAGKRYARHFVQLAVGCYMLLYLGVFSRENMQIEGFWYYLFLSTFEAATIHYAVAKIFGPLLFGRGWCGYACWTAMVLDFLPYKQPQKPRKEKLGILRYVMFLLSLALVSALFLMQVTHLEKIMFWMFLAGNAFYYLSGITLALIFKDNRAFCKYLCPVTVFLKPMSYFSLLRVHCDERKCVHCGKCLQVCPMNVEVNKETRKRKNGTECILCYECTKSCPKKALH, encoded by the coding sequence ATGGTGAAAAGAACAACGACGAAAAATAGAAGTGGATTTTCAAAATATCTTGTGTCGATTCTGCTGTTTTTGCTGTTTGAAACAGTAGCGATCACACTATGGCTCACAAAAAACAACCTGTTTTATCTGCTAAATTTCAGCTATATAGGATGCTGCCTCTCATTGGGGACAGCACTCTTTACAGCCGGGAAACGCTATGCCCGGCATTTTGTGCAGCTGGCGGTTGGGTGCTATATGCTGCTTTACCTCGGCGTGTTTTCCCGGGAGAATATGCAGATTGAGGGGTTCTGGTATTATCTGTTTCTCAGTACTTTTGAAGCGGCGACTATCCATTATGCAGTGGCGAAGATCTTTGGTCCGTTGCTGTTCGGACGGGGCTGGTGCGGTTACGCCTGCTGGACAGCCATGGTGCTGGATTTTCTGCCATACAAGCAGCCGCAGAAGCCACGAAAGGAAAAGCTGGGGATTCTGCGTTATGTGATGTTTTTATTGTCGCTGGCATTGGTTTCAGCTCTGTTTCTGATGCAGGTCACGCATTTGGAGAAAATCATGTTTTGGATGTTCCTTGCCGGAAATGCGTTTTATTACCTTTCCGGAATTACGCTTGCCTTAATTTTCAAGGATAACCGTGCGTTCTGCAAATACCTGTGTCCTGTCACAGTATTTCTCAAGCCTATGAGCTATTTTTCCCTGCTGCGCGTTCACTGCGACGAGAGGAAATGCGTCCACTGCGGTAAATGCCTGCAGGTATGTCCTATGAACGTGGAGGTCAACAAAGAAACCCGCAAACGTAAAAATGGGACAGAATGCATTCTCTGTTACGAATGCACGAAGTCCTGCCCTAAAAAGGCGCTGCATTAA
- a CDS encoding VanZ family protein, with protein MKKIPAKYYVGVYTFLVYLWAVFKVTGIGLLADIIRPGIRGGVNLRPFADLGIGFWLNIVMFLPLGIVIPCIWKKCESVRYTVRLGFAVSLLIECSQIFNGRATDIDDLIANTSGACLGYVIWFITRKIAGKNCGEKYKMAERKWEPAIYVALAFLGTFFLYDPYAI; from the coding sequence ATGAAAAAAATTCCGGCAAAGTATTATGTTGGTGTATATACTTTTCTGGTGTACTTGTGGGCAGTCTTCAAAGTAACAGGAATTGGTCTGCTGGCGGACATTATAAGACCGGGGATCCGAGGTGGAGTTAACTTAAGACCTTTTGCCGACCTGGGAATAGGGTTTTGGTTAAATATTGTAATGTTTTTGCCACTTGGAATTGTGATACCATGCATCTGGAAAAAATGTGAAAGTGTCAGGTATACGGTGAGGTTGGGATTTGCCGTATCCTTGTTGATCGAATGTTCTCAGATTTTCAACGGACGTGCAACAGATATTGATGACCTGATTGCAAATACTTCAGGTGCATGTCTTGGATATGTGATATGGTTTATAACCAGGAAAATTGCAGGAAAGAATTGTGGGGAGAAATATAAAATGGCTGAAAGAAAATGGGAGCCGGCTATCTATGTGGCGCTGGCATTTCTTGGAACATTTTTCCTGTACGATCCATATGCAATATAA
- a CDS encoding aldo/keto reductase: MKETILGNQLRKVPSIAVGCMRLSEKTKEEMNHFIHYALEQGAYFFDHADIYGGGMSETVFGDAFSHDPSLKREDVFLQSKCGIRQGCYDLSKEYILEAVDGILKRLRTDYLDLLLLHRPDALVEPEEVAAAFDVLFDSGKVRHFGVSNHKPMQIALLQKYVRQPLVANQVQFSIPVSNLVANGMEVNMETPGSIDHDGSLLDYCRLHDITLQAWSPFQMPAWKGCFLGSDEYPELNQKLRELAEKYHVSDTTIAAAWILRHPANMQLITGTASESRLREIIAACDIALTRKEWYELYLSAGHPLP, from the coding sequence ATGAAAGAAACGATTTTAGGCAATCAGCTGCGAAAGGTTCCTTCTATTGCAGTCGGATGCATGCGGCTTTCCGAAAAGACAAAAGAAGAAATGAACCATTTTATCCACTACGCGCTGGAGCAGGGAGCATATTTCTTTGACCACGCGGATATCTATGGCGGCGGCATGAGCGAGACTGTGTTCGGTGATGCATTTTCCCACGATCCGTCCCTGAAAAGGGAGGATGTTTTTCTCCAGTCAAAATGTGGCATCCGCCAGGGCTGCTATGATCTGTCAAAGGAATACATTCTGGAAGCTGTCGATGGTATTTTAAAGCGTCTCCGGACGGATTACCTCGATCTTCTGCTGCTCCACCGTCCGGATGCACTCGTTGAACCGGAAGAGGTGGCTGCCGCATTTGATGTCTTGTTTGACAGCGGAAAGGTCCGCCATTTTGGTGTTTCCAACCATAAACCAATGCAGATCGCACTCCTGCAGAAGTATGTCCGCCAGCCACTGGTTGCCAATCAGGTACAGTTCAGCATTCCGGTTTCCAACCTGGTTGCAAATGGGATGGAAGTCAATATGGAAACACCGGGTTCTATCGACCACGACGGAAGTCTGCTTGACTACTGCCGTCTCCACGACATTACCCTTCAGGCATGGTCTCCCTTCCAGATGCCTGCATGGAAGGGCTGCTTCCTCGGAAGTGACGAGTACCCGGAACTGAATCAGAAACTTCGTGAGCTGGCCGAGAAATATCATGTTAGTGATACTACAATTGCAGCAGCATGGATCTTACGCCATCCGGCGAATATGCAGCTTATCACAGGAACTGCAAGCGAAAGCCGTCTGAGAGAAATTATTGCAGCATGTGATATTGCACTGACACGTAAGGAATGGTATGAACTGTATCTGTCAGCAGGACATCCGCTTCCGTAA
- a CDS encoding VirD4-like conjugal transfer protein, CD1115 family, protein MIRLVSNIQISLTPRDTSKGEPFWKDGVTMYLLACFYYVWLEMEEPTLPKIQLLMNEESRILDEETGETELEKRMNTLAVRSPMGNEHPAVSNYRKLKEGAPDTVRSIIIMCNSMFKFMGVAAAKRLFSEDEMNLYELGMGVNGDKTTKTALFLCVQDDDRSFDFIVGMLYTSLFQVLIECARKNGGALPIPVEVWMDEFANGSRPESFEKLFTTLRSRNISVIIFLQSVSQLKQIYKNDTWEILMDACSTFLYLGGGRGAYSTHKYIADLLGTATIDKKNDGLSKGTSGSTSINFDRQSRELLTSEEISRMPDEDCIIFISGEKPIYDKKYNTQDMKEFKEAKNLGPYVPDICVKKTKGGGYVTVKSEGKLIPLNDAEVAYFKEQVKKGEDVRVIDLSEENFMRMEFTDTVSGIDVDLLNQMSEQKKYEEVGEVRDLPGNIFEWLGRNYDKITPEQREKIFIDLKKKQEK, encoded by the coding sequence ATGATTCGTCTGGTAAGCAATATACAGATATCTCTGACACCGCGGGATACATCCAAAGGAGAACCATTTTGGAAGGATGGGGTAACGATGTATCTTTTAGCATGTTTCTATTATGTATGGTTGGAAATGGAGGAACCAACCTTGCCGAAAATCCAATTATTGATGAATGAAGAAAGCCGGATATTGGATGAAGAGACAGGGGAAACGGAATTGGAAAAACGTATGAATACACTTGCGGTACGCTCGCCTATGGGAAATGAGCATCCGGCAGTTAGTAATTATAGAAAGTTAAAGGAAGGTGCGCCAGATACAGTAAGATCTATCATTATTATGTGTAATTCGATGTTTAAATTTATGGGTGTAGCTGCAGCAAAAAGATTATTTTCGGAAGATGAGATGAATTTGTATGAGCTTGGAATGGGTGTCAACGGGGATAAAACCACGAAGACAGCCCTTTTTTTGTGTGTCCAGGATGATGACAGGTCATTTGATTTTATTGTTGGAATGCTGTATACCTCACTATTTCAAGTATTAATTGAGTGTGCAAGAAAAAATGGTGGTGCGTTACCGATTCCGGTAGAAGTCTGGATGGATGAATTTGCCAACGGCTCCAGACCGGAAAGTTTTGAAAAACTGTTTACTACACTTCGAAGCAGAAATATATCTGTGATTATATTTTTACAGTCGGTCAGCCAGCTAAAACAGATTTATAAAAACGATACATGGGAAATCCTGATGGATGCCTGCTCAACGTTTCTCTATTTGGGCGGAGGCCGGGGAGCCTATTCCACTCACAAATACATTGCTGATTTATTGGGAACAGCAACAATTGATAAAAAGAATGATGGTTTAAGTAAAGGAACGAGTGGAAGCACCAGTATAAACTTTGATCGGCAGAGCAGAGAGTTATTGACCAGCGAGGAGATTTCCAGAATGCCGGATGAGGACTGTATCATTTTCATTTCAGGTGAAAAACCGATATATGATAAAAAGTACAATACACAGGATATGAAAGAGTTTAAAGAAGCAAAAAACTTGGGTCCTTATGTTCCGGATATTTGTGTTAAAAAAACTAAAGGTGGAGGATATGTCACTGTGAAATCAGAGGGTAAGTTGATTCCGCTAAATGATGCTGAAGTAGCGTATTTTAAGGAACAGGTAAAAAAAGGTGAGGATGTCCGAGTGATTGATTTATCAGAAGAAAATTTTATGCGAATGGAATTTACGGACACTGTTTCAGGGATCGATGTGGATTTGCTGAATCAGATGTCAGAACAAAAGAAATATGAAGAAGTGGGTGAAGTAAGAGATTTACCGGGTAATATTTTTGAGTGGCTGGGAAGAAATTATGATAAAATCACGCCAGAACAGAGAGAGAAGATTTTTATAGATTTGAAAAAGAAACAGGAAAAATGA
- a CDS encoding aldehyde dehydrogenase family protein, with product MGYSMRYYERRIGRGRILCINTFSSPYSSFIHKVIGVLLGRGVLYFKPSPKAEKCSYELYTIISNIMSKYNDKILNFLPGINDTEMINVLSAFEFSAILFTGKSETAKIIKKYIGRIPGIFETGSSAMAYVHIDKGYEKVAKELAQASFAQSGMRCIGLKNLFVHKNTIANLLPFLLEQVYQLSVGEPLNYETDIGPIYDNQVVDRTLELINQCSKQNFKLLCGGKIIENNID from the coding sequence ATGGGATATTCTATGAGGTATTATGAGAGGCGGATTGGAAGAGGAAGAATATTGTGTATTAACACATTTAGTTCTCCGTACAGTAGTTTTATACACAAAGTAATAGGAGTTTTATTAGGAAGAGGAGTATTGTACTTTAAGCCATCTCCGAAAGCTGAAAAATGTAGTTATGAATTATATACTATTATTTCAAATATAATGTCGAAATACAATGACAAAATACTGAATTTTTTACCGGGAATAAATGATACAGAAATGATAAACGTATTATCTGCATTTGAGTTTTCAGCAATTTTGTTTACTGGTAAAAGTGAAACCGCAAAAATAATTAAGAAATATATAGGTAGAATACCTGGGATTTTTGAAACTGGTTCATCTGCAATGGCTTATGTACATATTGATAAAGGATATGAAAAAGTAGCAAAGGAGTTGGCTCAAGCATCGTTTGCACAAAGTGGAATGAGATGTATTGGATTAAAGAATTTATTTGTTCATAAAAATACTATTGCAAATTTATTACCATTTTTATTGGAACAAGTGTATCAGTTAAGTGTTGGAGAACCATTAAATTATGAAACAGATATCGGTCCAATATATGATAATCAAGTTGTAGATAGAACGTTGGAACTGATTAACCAGTGTAGTAAGCAGAATTTTAAACTACTGTGTGGGGGGAAAATTATAGAAAACAATATTGATTGA
- a CDS encoding phosphoenolpyruvate carboxykinase (ATP), with protein sequence MGINWKVNAEKDILGKMDCLLGDYYKESYAPKVDFEVTLVEKISSDLTEILEYGVPITIHNSKKPSVHEEGLVYLNGYIRMIYNKATKSVYRLNYLSKKINIFNKDKSSLVKDGIRVIRDIVKALAEDSGGVMVHAAAFKKNDKGVLLIGGKGSGKTTLSLKFLYEHGCSEVSRDRVILKPEKQSFYIYGWPNYYNLTLRTMRDFSKTRSMLPEKYEKLSDQELDAVNVKIQCTADEIGIEQKCSEVKLTHTIFLVNERQRWVEDMEELLAVNFYSPVDLNYPNWHHWTGNNDEQREYGVMMAKKLLEEGNCHVVKWNTINEAVDKIGHLADIL encoded by the coding sequence ATGGGAATTAATTGGAAAGTAAATGCGGAAAAAGATATTTTGGGGAAAATGGATTGTTTATTGGGAGATTATTATAAGGAATCATATGCTCCAAAGGTAGATTTCGAAGTAACGTTAGTAGAGAAAATAAGTAGTGATTTGACAGAAATATTGGAATATGGAGTACCCATTACAATTCATAATAGCAAAAAACCATCAGTGCATGAAGAAGGGTTAGTGTATTTGAATGGATATATTCGAATGATATATAATAAAGCAACTAAAAGTGTGTATCGGTTAAACTATCTTTCGAAAAAAATTAATATTTTTAATAAAGATAAAAGTTCGTTAGTAAAAGATGGGATTCGTGTGATTCGAGATATTGTAAAAGCTTTAGCAGAAGATAGTGGCGGCGTTATGGTTCACGCAGCGGCATTCAAGAAAAATGATAAAGGGGTTTTGCTGATTGGAGGAAAGGGGAGTGGAAAAACAACCTTATCTTTAAAGTTTCTTTATGAACATGGATGTTCGGAGGTATCCCGGGACCGCGTTATTTTGAAGCCGGAAAAACAAAGCTTTTACATATATGGATGGCCTAATTATTATAATCTGACGTTGAGAACGATGCGGGATTTCAGTAAGACAAGATCTATGTTGCCGGAGAAATATGAAAAGTTAAGCGATCAAGAGTTGGATGCTGTCAATGTCAAAATCCAATGTACTGCCGATGAAATTGGGATTGAACAAAAGTGTAGCGAGGTAAAATTAACGCATACGATATTTTTAGTAAATGAAAGACAAAGATGGGTAGAAGATATGGAAGAATTGCTGGCGGTAAATTTTTATTCGCCAGTGGATTTAAATTATCCGAATTGGCATCATTGGACTGGAAATAATGATGAACAACGCGAATATGGAGTTATGATGGCAAAAAAATTACTGGAAGAGGGAAATTGCCATGTTGTTAAGTGGAATACAATTAATGAGGCAGTGGATAAAATTGGACATTTAGCGGATATATTGTAG
- a CDS encoding HD domain-containing protein, translated as MINQLHLAMIELYKGDAKRIQHFCKVHSYAKLIAETENVDENCLFIIEAAALTHDIGIHICEEKYGSCNGKLQEKEGPAIAEKLLGELGFDRNVSERVQYLIAHHHTYGNINEMDYQILVEADFLVNIMEEGSSKEAAIKAYQNIFKTPCGKKICSEMFGI; from the coding sequence ATGATTAATCAATTACATTTGGCCATGATTGAATTATATAAGGGAGATGCAAAGCGGATTCAACATTTCTGTAAAGTACATAGCTATGCGAAGTTAATAGCAGAAACGGAGAATGTAGACGAGAATTGTCTGTTTATCATAGAAGCAGCAGCTTTGACACATGATATTGGGATTCATATCTGTGAAGAAAAATATGGAAGCTGCAATGGAAAATTACAAGAAAAAGAAGGTCCGGCAATTGCAGAAAAGCTGCTTGGAGAATTGGGCTTTGACCGCAATGTATCCGAACGGGTTCAGTATTTGATTGCCCATCATCATACCTATGGCAATATTAACGAAATGGATTACCAGATATTGGTAGAGGCTGATTTTCTGGTTAATATTATGGAGGAAGGGTCATCGAAGGAGGCAGCTATAAAAGCTTATCAGAATATTTTCAAAACGCCATGCGGGAAGAAGATTTGCAGTGAGATGTTTGGTATTTGA
- the frlD gene encoding fructoselysine 6-kinase encodes MKLAAVGSNCIDYYNNLEGGKAFPGGGPVNMAVYTVRLGGEAAYIGPVGNDSYGELMIDAMKKKGVDTSHLRVEEGKTAVSQVELVDGERIFGDYEEGVLETYVLSDEDMDFIRKFDVVICDVWGKVEGQFKELKERGITTAFDCATYLESNASEKAIPYTDYLFYSTDENDNLQLREQMKKIHEKGPKYVICMMGTAGSMCYDGKDFHRFGIIPCEEVVDSMGAGDSYIAGFLKGMTEGKSVEAAMEIGATNATETLKYFGAW; translated from the coding sequence ATGAAATTAGCAGCAGTCGGAAGTAATTGTATTGACTATTATAATAATCTGGAAGGGGGAAAAGCATTTCCCGGAGGTGGTCCGGTGAACATGGCTGTATATACAGTTCGCCTTGGGGGTGAAGCAGCGTATATCGGTCCGGTTGGCAACGATTCATACGGAGAGCTTATGATCGATGCCATGAAAAAGAAAGGTGTTGATACTTCTCATCTGCGAGTGGAAGAGGGGAAGACAGCTGTCTCACAGGTTGAGCTTGTGGATGGCGAAAGAATCTTTGGAGATTATGAGGAAGGAGTGTTGGAAACCTACGTACTCAGTGATGAAGATATGGATTTTATCCGAAAGTTTGATGTAGTGATCTGCGACGTATGGGGAAAAGTGGAAGGACAGTTCAAGGAACTGAAAGAACGAGGTATTACTACTGCCTTTGACTGTGCTACATATCTGGAGAGTAATGCAAGCGAGAAGGCTATTCCATACACGGATTATTTATTCTACTCAACAGATGAAAATGATAATCTACAATTGAGAGAACAAATGAAGAAAATTCATGAAAAAGGGCCCAAATATGTGATCTGCATGATGGGTACTGCCGGAAGTATGTGTTATGACGGAAAAGATTTTCACAGATTTGGAATTATTCCATGTGAAGAAGTTGTAGACAGCATGGGAGCCGGAGACAGCTATATCGCAGGTTTCTTAAAGGGAATGACAGAAGGAAAATCTGTCGAAGCAGCGATGGAAATAGGTGCAACGAATGCCACAGAAACATTAAAATACTTTGGTGCCTGGTGA
- a CDS encoding SIS domain-containing protein, protein MKYTAGSWKETDGACLRNFNEQAQIDSVNGALALRPQIEAIIDQIWEEGFDGIYFIGIGGTYASGMQVEVYMRGRSKLPVYVENAAEFLTTGNKRFTEKSVVIYSSVSGNTKEMVQLVDRVHEIGARVFAFIDTPNSILTQPDKQDYLILYPMNEQLKFYMTANYLMYKNGEFDEYDRYNKEMETYLADALVQVEKDSDEWAYEYAKNKVAFLKEHKDLPHYFIGSGNQYGATYSYAMCYWEEQMWIRTKSISCQEFFHGMQEIIVDDTPVTLFMGEDEQRPLAERVARFLPRVNGNYTIIDTKEFELKGISPEYRGTISHLVMHGVNNRVDAYMELFLRHPLSIRRYYRQFEY, encoded by the coding sequence ATGAAGTATACAGCAGGATCATGGAAAGAAACAGACGGAGCCTGTCTTCGTAATTTTAACGAACAGGCACAGATTGACAGCGTCAATGGAGCACTGGCTTTAAGACCTCAGATTGAAGCAATCATTGACCAGATCTGGGAAGAGGGATTTGATGGTATCTATTTTATTGGTATTGGAGGAACCTATGCATCCGGTATGCAGGTGGAAGTCTACATGCGGGGGCGGTCAAAACTTCCGGTATATGTTGAAAATGCAGCAGAATTTCTCACGACCGGAAATAAAAGATTTACAGAAAAATCTGTAGTTATCTATTCTTCCGTTTCAGGGAATACCAAGGAAATGGTTCAGCTGGTTGACCGGGTTCACGAGATTGGCGCGAGAGTCTTCGCATTTATTGATACACCGAACAGTATTCTTACACAACCGGACAAACAGGATTATCTGATCCTCTATCCTATGAATGAACAGTTAAAATTTTATATGACAGCAAACTATCTGATGTATAAAAATGGGGAGTTCGACGAATACGATCGCTACAATAAAGAAATGGAAACTTACCTTGCAGATGCATTGGTTCAGGTTGAAAAGGATTCGGATGAATGGGCTTATGAATATGCAAAGAATAAGGTGGCATTTCTGAAGGAGCATAAAGACCTTCCACATTACTTTATAGGTTCCGGCAACCAGTATGGTGCAACCTATTCTTATGCAATGTGCTATTGGGAAGAACAGATGTGGATCCGTACCAAATCCATCAGCTGCCAGGAATTTTTCCATGGAATGCAGGAGATCATTGTGGATGATACACCAGTCACCTTATTTATGGGAGAAGATGAGCAGAGACCTCTTGCAGAACGTGTGGCAAGATTTCTGCCTCGCGTAAATGGAAATTATACAATCATTGATACAAAAGAATTCGAATTAAAGGGAATCAGCCCGGAATACAGAGGAACTATCTCTCATCTTGTGATGCACGGCGTAAACAATCGTGTGGATGCATACATGGAACTGTTTTTAAGACATCCGCTTTCTATTCGGAGATATTATCGACAGTTTGAATATTAA
- a CDS encoding GNAT family N-acetyltransferase has product MNEILAKQLAIDFCTDVNSILSKENVFTEYKQLEGRRIFKEGECYFKAASVNGKIVASGRKDIIQWAREKFKTENGAWFMDMGCLHELEEGLLRFQCRIGQAHPFYIATKKSDVNTKDYDIKIYEGDELEQFRGDERFGEAFIFDGLPKDEIGIGAYKDGRLLGMAGATSDSDRMWQIGINVMPEAEGLGIGTMLVAAIKNEILDKNRLPFYGTAMSHIASQRVALGAGFVPAWSELYCEAIER; this is encoded by the coding sequence ATGAACGAAATATTGGCAAAGCAGTTAGCAATTGATTTTTGCACGGATGTAAATTCAATCCTGAGCAAAGAGAATGTCTTCACGGAATATAAGCAACTAGAGGGTCGCAGAATCTTTAAAGAAGGAGAATGTTATTTTAAGGCCGCGTCTGTGAATGGTAAAATTGTTGCATCCGGGCGAAAAGATATTATTCAATGGGCAAGGGAAAAGTTCAAGACGGAAAATGGTGCATGGTTTATGGATATGGGATGTCTTCATGAATTGGAAGAAGGTCTCCTGAGATTTCAATGCCGAATCGGACAGGCGCATCCTTTTTATATTGCCACAAAGAAATCGGATGTTAATACAAAAGATTATGATATAAAAATATATGAGGGAGACGAACTGGAGCAGTTTCGAGGCGATGAGCGTTTTGGAGAAGCCTTTATTTTTGACGGATTACCAAAAGATGAAATAGGCATTGGTGCGTATAAGGACGGAAGGCTTTTAGGAATGGCTGGGGCAACCAGCGACAGTGATAGGATGTGGCAGATCGGGATTAATGTCATGCCTGAGGCAGAAGGACTTGGAATAGGCACGATGCTTGTTGCTGCCATTAAAAACGAGATTTTAGACAAAAATAGATTGCCTTTTTATGGTACAGCAATGTCTCACATTGCGTCACAAAGAGTTGCCCTGGGAGCAGGATTTGTTCCTGCATGGTCAGAATTGTATTGCGAAGCAATCGAACGTTAA